One window from the genome of Oryza glaberrima chromosome 3, OglaRS2, whole genome shotgun sequence encodes:
- the LOC127768431 gene encoding SH3 domain-containing protein 2-like, with protein sequence METLRKQASKLREHVAKQQQAVRKQFSARYNQDPSLVDEAELECHQNLQRLYNSTRAAKHFQRSIVRGVEGFIAVSTKQMEIVKKLAEDCCRYGNDNQNFGFILARASVEFGNSHSQMEKERENLLKFLGEQVFEPLREMIMSAPLEDARLLTYRYQRIRQDMESQIADVMRKQLKSKESSGNADNSVKLQHAESKLSELRTTLSALGREATAAMEAVEVQQQQVTFDRLLAMVDAERAYHQNAADILNKLHDEMVQAKHHDEPENHYDETSSDPKTAATHEHSRSTSEDHIFTNTSEPTRTETSEPTRTETSEPTRNGQEVHYVGEVIHPFDAQADGELSISVGDYVVVRQVAPNGWSEGECKGKAGWFPSAYVEQRDKAPASKVIEPGLLTT encoded by the exons atggagACGCTCAGGAAGCAGGCCAGCAAGCTCAGGGAGCACGTCGCCAAGCAGCAGCAG GCTGTTCGGAAGCAGTTCAGTGCACGCTATAACCAGGATCCTTCTCTTGTCGATGAGGCGGAACTTGAGTGCCACCAGAATCTTCAGAGGCTATACAACAGTACAAGAGCTGCTAAA CATTTCCAACGAAGTATTGTACGAGGTGTCGAGGGTTTCATTGCTGTCAGCACCAAACAGATGGAGATTG TGAAAAAGCTAGCTGAGGATTGTTGCAGATATGGAAACGACaatcaaaattttggttttaTTCTTGCAAGGGCTTCAGTTGAGTTTGGTAATTCCCATAGCCAAATGGAGAAAGAGCGGGAGAATCTTCTTAAATTTCTTGGAGAGCAG GTTTTTGAGCCTCTTCGAGAAATGATAATGAGTGCTCCTCTTGAAGATGCCCGCCTGTTAACTTACCGTTATCAACGGATCAGACAAGATATGGAATCTCAG aTAGCTGATGTGATGAGAAAGCAACTGAAGTCCAAGGAGAGTAGCGGTAATGCAGATAATTCTGTGAAACTGCAACATGCAGAATCAAAATTATCTGAGCTCCGAACTACATTATCAGCATTAGGAAGAGAGGCAACTGCAGCTATGGAGGCTGTGGAGGTTCAGCAACAACAAGTTACCTTTGACCGTCTCCTTGCAATG GTTGATGCTGAGAGAGCTTATCATCAGAATGCTGCTGATATTCTGAACAAACTTCACGACGAG ATGGTCCAAGCAAAACACCATGATGAGCCGGAAAACCATTATGATGAGACATCATCAGATCCTAAAACAGCTGCAACACATGAGCATTCACGTAGCACATCCGAAGATCACATATTTACTAATACTAGTGAACCTACAAGGACTGAAACCAGTGAACCTACAAGGACTGAAACTAGTGAACCTACAAGGAATGGTCAGGAAGTGCATTATGTTGGAGAG GTAATCCATCCATTCGATGCTCAGGCTGATGGCGAGCTCAGTATTTCCGTGGGAGATTATGTTGTGGTCCGGCAG GTGGCTCCCAATGGGTGGTCTGAAGGGGAATGCAAAGGAAAAGCTGGCTGGTTCCCATCTGCCTATGTGGAGCAGAGGGACAAAGCCCCGGCAAGTAAGGTGATAGAGCCTGGATTGCTGACTACTTAA
- the LOC127766011 gene encoding protein ENHANCED DOWNY MILDEW 2-like, translated as MENHVSKEDSKNYKLRMGFVDGHICAICDDGGNLIRCEGACRRYFHRTISNDADFNCETLNMSQEQVESSKLICKNCVYKQHQCFGCGELGSSDMSSGSAEVYQCSKSRCRRFYHPKCLAEFDSSKNPPVFECPLHECFACKNKGEKYNEETCKNKGHESIKKKQGAENNKKMHLALCRRCPIAYHRKCLPRNISSVPKGCLPRKWKTNKGQVFFYCLKHTMVEHLRSATRDHLKFPKVMEEHMQKYVPKREVENKKLIVYVRKRHRGASKKQGASMVEEVDHGTKESDHVQRSRDINLRAHEQTEAPRNYMSDRNTSTGFVLSFALKSLFPLPYPGNCGWLDD; from the exons ATGGAGAATCATGTGTCAAAAGAGGATTCAAAGAATTATAAATTGAGGATGGGCtttgtg GATGGCCATATTTGTGCAATTTGTGATGATGGTGGTAATTTGATACG CTGTGAGGGTGCCTGTCGAAGGTATTTCCACCGAACCATTTCCAATGATGCAGATTTTAACTGTGAAACTCTCAACATGAGTCAAGAACAAGTG GAATCATCAAAGTTAATATGCAAGAACTGTGTGTATAAGCAACACCAATGCTTTGGTTGTGGAGAGTTGGGATCCTCTGACATGTCATCGGGTTCAGCTGAG GTATATCAGTGCAGTAAGAGCAGATGCAGACGCTTTTACCATCCTAAGTGTCTTGCTGAATTTGACTCTAGTAAGAACCCACCAGTTTTTGAATGCCCCCTGCATGAATGCTTTGCATGCAAGAACAAAGGGGAAAAATATAACGAGGAAACATGCAAGAACAAGGGGCACGAGAGTATCAAGAAAAAACAAGGGGCGGAAAACAACAAGAAAATGCACCTGGCATTATGCAGGCGATGTCCAATAGCATACCATCGCAAGTGCTTGCCCAG GAATATTTCCTCTGTTCCCAAAGGTTGTCTTCCAAGGAAATGGAAAACTAATAAGGGCCAAGTTTTCTTCTATTGCCT AAAGCATACGATGGTAGAACATCTCAGAAGTGCAACAAGGGATCACCTCAAATTTCCAAAAGTTATGGAAGAGCACATGCAGAAGTATGTTCCCAAAAGAGAAGTTGAAAACAAAAAACTTATTGTTTATGTTAGGAAACGACATAGAGGTGCATCTAAGAAACAAGGAGCTTCCATGGTGGAAGAAGTTGATCATGGGACCAAGGAAAGTGATCATGTTCAGAGAAGTAGAGATATTAATCTGCGAGCACATGAACAAACCGAAGCACCTCGAAACTATATGTCTGACCGTAACACAAGCACTGGTTTCGTGTTGTCTTTTGCACTTAAGTCCTTGTTCCCACTCCCATATCCAGGCAATTGTGGTTGGCTTGATGATTGA